The window acttgcctccttatgagagctcaaaatctctcgtggaagtgtcatccaaccaaagtacaaatatatgggaaattaccacctgtatcatctcttgtgaaaagtagaagagtccagtttgctggacagtgttgtagaactgaaaacgaggtaatttctactctcctctaGAAGCCATCtcctcgcaataccagagggcgcacactctcctaccctgatgtaatctccagggatacaggcatccagcaacaggacctctgtaatgctatgatggaccgcgAAGTCTgacgtaacatagtaaattccattgtcttgatcacggtcgaacaatgatgatgatggtttacaATGAGTCTGCAAGTAGACATAACAAGCATTTTTGCCCCTGTACGCCTTTTACATAATTCACTCACTTAATTAGAAGCAGATAGACCAGATTTCTGGTTCTTCTTCACTGCCCACGTTTTTCTTATAGAAATCAGACCCTGCAACTACTCCAGCTGTATATCAGCTGCATAAATCTCACCAGTTTGGGAGGGACTACAAAGGTCATTGACACTGCCACCCTACCTTTAACTGACTTATATATGATACACTATGTAATACTTCAATAATAGACCGAGAGAAGTGTTGCCAATATTGGAACAGGTGGCTGTATGGGGCATTGCAAAAGGTTAGGAAATGTTCAATCTTGAAATACTTATTGGCTctagaaaaaaagaacaatttttCAAAACAGATTTTGTGGGTAAATTCAGTAGAGATCACATTTTGTCAGAATAAAcattagaaaaacagaaaggcTTTTAGCTGTGTTTTTTCATGAGTGCTGAGAACTTGTAAATGATTTGACTTTggtatgagagagaaaaagagagaaagagagagagagagagagaaagagagagagagagagaaagagagagagatatgatacCTTGTTTATCAGAATGTTGCTCTCTTTTCTGTTGTTGTAATTGTGCTGTATGTGAACGGAGACATCGTGTAATTCTTTGTGtggtcttttcttctttctcttccttattatcttctttgtcttttaattttattaattcatctttctctttcacaaCAAGAGAATCAGTATCTCGTGGTGTAGCATGTGTTTGACTAGTTTTCTCAGagttactggtggtggtggatgaagtTGCACTAGATGTGGTGGTAACTGTCACTGAGGCAGAGTTAGTAGGTAGTTTGTTGCTTCCATGGAAATTTGACTTAATATCTATATCGGATGAATTATTGCTGTTAATACTAGTTACTGTGGTAACTGTAACAGTAGTAGCTGTGTTGGTGTTAGTAATGGAAACAGCTTTATCACCAGACGAAACTGACTGATTGGCTGTCATATGTAAAGTCGTTGTTGTCAGAGGGACAGCCATTGTTACACTGCTGCCAGCCGTAGATGAGGCAGCATGATCACTAGCAGCAGATGAAGGGCGTGAAGAAGTTGGACTCGAGGCCCTTGATGATGCTTGGGAGGCTATATGACATTCATTATTTTGCTCTTCTAAATTGTTTTCTCGTGTTGGGTTTAAAACGTACGGTAATGCTGGTTTAGTTAGGAGCATTTTCAAGTTATCTGAATCCATAGAGGATGTTTGTTTTGGTGGGATTATTATTCTCAAAGGTGGTACTtttaataatgacgatgatgatgatgaggaagatgaagatgatgatgatgatgaggatgaagatctAGGTTCTTTGTCTGATTTTAAAGCAAATCTATCTTTCTCAGATCTAGTAGGTGAAGAAGTACGAGAACCCTCAGATTTTAAGGTTAACCCACAAAGATGGTCATCAGTAGATGGTGGACAAGAATGGAGCTCCCATTTGGTGGGTATTTGACTAGCTGGCCCGCTTGTTACCAACGTACTAGAATTTGTAATATTATTACTAGAATGCCTTCTTATTGAAGTATTTGAAATAATGTTTGTGTCTACTGTGTGTATATCTCCttgaatgttattattgttatttgttgttcCTGAGCTAATAGCATTACCATGAGAAttggatgatgatattgatgatgatattgatgataattcaTGTGGTGCAAAatcagatgatgatgaggatgaggatgttgTTGTCAAACATTTCAACTTTGATTGAGATGTAGTAATAATATTACTAGTGTCCAGTTCTTTACTTTGTGGAATGCAATTAGAATCAGTTCTTATTTGTACTGGCATTTGCTGTTTAAGAATTTCAGACATACCAGTTTCATCTTCAGGATCACTAATGTCCTCAAACTGTGGAGTAAATGTCTGCACAGAATGAGATGAAACTGTCTCACCAAAGCTTTTATTAGCTTCATCATTCAGTTGACTATCACCAACACAAACTTTATTATTAATGCTTCCTTGATGCTGTAAAGTTTCTGGTGCTATAGTCATGCCGGATACACGATTGTCTGACTGACCACTTTCTTTCATACCTGCTGCAACCATACTAGCTGATAAATTGCTAACCGATGTACTACCTAAATCACTAGCACGCTCCAAAATGCGAGGTTCATACAAATCACTGTCATTACTACTGTTACTTTCTACAAAGGAGATGCAGTCTTTATGTTCTACAGTCACACTGTATGCTTTGTATTGTGTTTCAGTTGTATCTTTAGATTTTTCAGACGTTTCTCCACTACAGGGCACATCCTTGACAAGTTTAAGAAAGAGACGAGGGGAAGCAGTCTTCTCTGGAGACTTGGGCAACAGGGATCTTCTGCTGCCTGAAGTTGATGATGCAACACTTCTCtcccatttcaaagcagatgaaCCAGTAATTCTCGGAGAcaattctgcaaaaaaaaaaaaaaaaaaaatgaatgaataaagtaaataatggtttcaaattttggtacaaggccagcaagttcaggagaggaagtaagtcaattacatcagccccagtgctcaactggtacttgttttactcaccctgaaaaggtgaaaggcaaagtcatttaAGTCCAGTGTCATAATGAGTTATAATGTAAAAGGAAGGAGATTAAAATCAAGAGTAACAAGAGCACTCATAGAGCGCACACcaccaccaaggcaacaccaacgcccTCGCAATGATTAATCAGAGAggatttttagaatgagaataactgaaataaactcgactgctctcatgaacaagaatactaaaaatgaacccaactgttctcaaaaattaaataaaaaatcagGAAAATCAATCCAGAATACTTGTCTGGCaccggatcaatcccaaaatctaatcagtctgTACCAGTCACatggccaaacatctctgaaagtttcatccaaatccatccagcggttcttgagatatgttgtccacggacaaacaaacaaacaaacacgactgaaaacaatacctatgCCTTCACTAAGATGGGGGTAACAATAAGAGCAGGTAAGCAATTAACAAGATAGTGTAGCTTTACCTTTTGAAATGTAAAATACCTAAGACAAAAAGTATTATACATGACTAGCTAGCcctgtgccgtcaaaaatgacggctaattgtagtatgttatatataaataagggacAAAATAATCAcaagatacaaacattcacatacttctcttgtacacacacatatactcacacatagttGAAACATtgtttcagcattgaatgttcacgatcccacttccattgtacacatacacacataaacgttcacatacctcccttttacatacacacacacacagagttgaaatgctgtttgactttttctttcattgtagaacttccatcatcccactaccaagtttgccatcaccccttccttccttattcatctatcaccccttcctttctcatttgtATGTTGCGATGGAGAaagacacaagagtattattatatatgatggaGTCTCCACAACAAATACCCCAGCTAGTTACATATAACTCAAATAACCCATCAATAAATCGTCAGCTCCTTTCAACACTGACAAAACATTTTGCAGTCAATAGTCAAAGGACAAAAGTGTAACTGTAAGCAGGACATGAGTAATTATAGTACAGGGGTTGGCAAACTTCTAAAAATCATTGACCCATTCACGGAAACCCTGATAACTTGTTGACTCCCATcttataaatttctaaaataaataagaaagcatgatgaataaaaaaaaaaatttcttttgtgcCTTTATTACGTTTTAgtaagaaataaggaaataaattaatgaaaatacttaAATTGATTAAGAACTATAAAAATTCAGTCATAATACATCGATGCAGTTggaatatataatgtgaaatatacGTTTGGTGAATCCTACTTTATATTGCATCAATATTTGGCTGGAAATTATTGAGTTTAAATTACCCAAACTCTTCCAGATTCAGTTTCCTAATAATCCAGCACCCTAAATGCTTAAAATCATTGAGCTCTTGGATAACCACAAGGACACCCTACCCCAGGAGGGTGGTCAATACTGACCACTTTGCTGACCCCTGACTTAGACACAAATATCAGGTATCCTGATTGCAGTTTTGTTGATTttcctcttaaccctttcgttactgtatttattttgagatgctctgtatttctttcaattactttaaatataacaaagaatttagtaaaataacttagttatcattaagctagtgtttacaacataaattgtgactaaggtttggtggaagattttaattcaaaacttatgaaaacaagacatttgcattcagagccagagctggtttcagccgggttggtaatgaaagggttaaaagctaCATTAATTAGGTAAGTTTACTAAGTACCTTCTGAATCTGCAGTACGGTCTTCTTCTTTAGCCGAAGAAGTACTTTCAGGAGATGTCGGAGAACGAGTATCATCAAC of the Octopus sinensis linkage group LG1, ASM634580v1, whole genome shotgun sequence genome contains:
- the LOC115210547 gene encoding ankyrin repeat domain-containing protein 12 isoform X3; this translates as MPSIINIVVFWMQDMSEKKSPSQKEKTILKAVQSDGKGMKRKIIMPSSPQEEEVIDKKGTPQKRKRGSIQLDSSPTSGSSVTPRTPVSGQRLIPLSERQQMALLMKMTDESSQGATDSSPKSLSPVMSAKRTPGDKRVHKRNEHGETPLHLAAIKGDPKQTKKLIKAGADVNVKDFAGWTPLHEACTRGWLIIAKHLLKAGANVNVHGLENDTPLHDASASGHQKLVELLLKHGANPLQSNSRGQTPMDVAACSDTEELLRKEMSSSSSDSSSVDDTRSPTSPESTSSAKEEDRTADSEELSPRITGSSALKWERSVASSTSGSRRSLLPKSPEKTASPRLFLKLVKDVPCSGETSEKSKDTTETQYKAYSVTVEHKDCISFVESNSSNDSDLYEPRILERASDLGSTSVSNLSASMVAAGMKESGQSDNRVSGMTIAPETLQHQGSINNKVCVGDSQLNDEANKSFGETVSSHSVQTFTPQFEDISDPEDETGMSEILKQQMPVQIRTDSNCIPQSKELDTSNIITTSQSKLKCLTTTSSSSSSSDFAPHELSSISSSISSSNSHGNAISSGTTNNNNNIQGDIHTVDTNIISNTSIRRHSSNNITNSSTLVTSGPASQIPTKWELHSCPPSTDDHLCGLTLKSEGSRTSSPTRSEKDRFALKSDKEPRSSSSSSSSSSSSSSSSSSLLKVPPLRIIIPPKQTSSMDSDNLKMLLTKPALPYVLNPTRENNLEEQNNECHIASQASSRASSPTSSRPSSAASDHAASSTAGSSVTMAVPLTTTTLHMTANQSVSSGDKAVSITNTNTATTVTVTTVTSINSNNSSDIDIKSNFHGSNKLPTNSASVTVTTTSSATSSTTTSNSEKTSQTHATPRDTDSLVVKEKDELIKLKDKEDNKEEKEEKTTQRITRCLRSHTAQLQQQKREQHSDKQGGLDTQPQINDTLSLKGQKFPPTLTSSTTSAVSSAGEESEDLNIHPRKRKLRPKGDQTQISEATTSHPIILEKPPNPYKTYLSIRKQVRKKVEDRRKNLTVVHPKAPQGFKDYLMMSCSYVLQGNSASTLSVPMLSPPNSVTGSMRDLFLDQEQARYKLRLQHLIEKVKKIILLKFKFVQLFTF
- the LOC115210547 gene encoding ankyrin repeat domain-containing protein 12 isoform X1; this translates as MPSIINIVVFWMQDMSEKKSPSQKEKTILKAVQSDGKGMKRKIIMPSSPQEEEVIDKKGTPQKRKRGSIQLDSSPTSGSSVTPRTPVSGQRLIPLSERQQMALLMKMTDESSQGATDSSPKSLSPVMSAKRTPGDKRVHKRNEHGETPLHLAAIKGDPKQTKKLIKAGADVNVKDFAGWTPLHEACTRGWLIIAKHLLKAGANVNVHGLENDTPLHDASASGHQKLVELLLKHGANPLQSNSRGQTPMDVAACSDTEELLRKEMSSSSSDSSSVDDTRSPTSPESTSSAKEEDRTADSEELSPRITGSSALKWERSVASSTSGSRRSLLPKSPEKTASPRLFLKLVKDVPCSGETSEKSKDTTETQYKAYSVTVEHKDCISFVESNSSNDSDLYEPRILERASDLGSTSVSNLSASMVAAGMKESGQSDNRVSGMTIAPETLQHQGSINNKVCVGDSQLNDEANKSFGETVSSHSVQTFTPQFEDISDPEDETGMSEILKQQMPVQIRTDSNCIPQSKELDTSNIITTSQSKLKCLTTTSSSSSSSDFAPHELSSISSSISSSNSHGNAISSGTTNNNNNIQGDIHTVDTNIISNTSIRRHSSNNITNSSTLVTSGPASQIPTKWELHSCPPSTDDHLCGLTLKSEGSRTSSPTRSEKDRFALKSDKEPRSSSSSSSSSSSSSSSSSSLLKVPPLRIIIPPKQTSSMDSDNLKMLLTKPALPYVLNPTRENNLEEQNNECHIASQASSRASSPTSSRPSSAASDHAASSTAGSSVTMAVPLTTTTLHMTANQSVSSGDKAVSITNTNTATTVTVTTVTSINSNNSSDIDIKSNFHGSNKLPTNSASVTVTTTSSATSSTTTSNSEKTSQTHATPRDTDSLVVKEKDELIKLKDKEDNKEEKEEKTTQRITRCLRSHTAQLQQQKREQHSDKQGGLDTQPQINDTLSLKGQKFPPTLTSSTTSAVSSAGEESEDLNIHPRKRKLRPKGDQTQISEATTSHPIILEKPPNPYKTYLSIRKQVRKKVEDRRKNLTVVHPKAPQGFKDYLMMSCSYVLQGNSASTLSVPMLSPPNSVTGSMRDLFLDQEQARYKLRLQHLIEKEKLMLSIEQEMLREHARAARAQNNQAVPLSVCTILRDEEIYNLIEVEQVEEREKNVRSRYNGRQFISWIQDVGDKYDKIKELLLLRHHHEAESLFAVQKMDWEWKMKEVSDLNNMPVVDDLHVPMVQVNDDFDLLPS
- the LOC115210547 gene encoding ankyrin repeat domain-containing protein 12 isoform X2, which gives rise to MPSIINIVVFWMQDMSEKKSPSQKEKTILKAVQSDGKGMKRKIIMPSSPQEEEVIDKKGTPQKRKRGSIQLDSSPTSGSSVTPRTPVSGQRLIPLSERQQMALLMKMTDESSQGATDSSPKSLSPVMSAKRTPGDKRVHKRNEHGETPLHLAAIKGDPKQTKKLIKAGADVNVKDFAGWTPLHEACTRGWLIIAKHLLKAGANVNVHGLENDTPLHDASASGHQKLVELLLKHGANPLQSNSRGQTPMDVAACSDTEELLRKEMSSSSSDSSSVDDTRSPTSPESTSSAKEEDRTADSEELSPRITGSSALKWERSVASSTSGSRRSLLPKSPEKTASPRLFLKLVKDVPCSGETSEKSKDTTETQYKAYSVTVEHKDCISFVESNSSNDSDLYEPRILERASDLGSTSVSNLSASMVAAGMKESGQSDNRVSGMTIAPETLQHQGSINNKVCVGDSQLNDEANKSFGETVSSHSVQTFTPQFEDISDPEDETGMSEILKQQMPVQIRTDSNCIPQSKELDTSNIITTSQSKLKCLTTTSSSSSSSDFAPHELSSISSSISSSNSHGNAISSGTTNNNNNIQGDIHTVDTNIISNTSIRRHSSNNITNSSTLVTSGPASQIPTKWELHSCPPSTDDHLCGLTLKSEGSRTSSPTRSEKDRFALKSDKEPRSSSSSSSSSSSSSSSSSSLLKVPPLRIIIPPKQTSSMDSDNLKMLLTKPALPYVLNPTRENNLEEQNNECHIASQASSRASSPTSSRPSSAASDHAASSTAGSSVTMAVPLTTTTLHMTANQSVSSGDKAVSITNTNTATTVTVTTVTSINSNNSSDIDIKSNFHGSNKLPTNSASVTVTTTSSATSSTTTSNSEKTSQTHATPRDTDSLVVKEKDELIKLKDKEDNKEEKEEKTTQRITRCLRSHTAQLQQQKREQHSDKQGGLDTQPQINDTLSLKGQKFPPTLTSSTTSAVSSAGEESEDLNIHPRKRKLRPKGDQTQISEATTSHPIILEKPPNPYKTYLSIRKQVEDRRKNLTVVHPKAPQGFKDYLMMSCSYVLQGNSASTLSVPMLSPPNSVTGSMRDLFLDQEQARYKLRLQHLIEKEKLMLSIEQEMLREHARAARAQNNQAVPLSVCTILRDEEIYNLIEVEQVEEREKNVRSRYNGRQFISWIQDVGDKYDKIKELLLLRHHHEAESLFAVQKMDWEWKMKEVSDLNNMPVVDDLHVPMVQVNDDFDLLPS